The following proteins are encoded in a genomic region of Syngnathus acus chromosome 22, fSynAcu1.2, whole genome shotgun sequence:
- the chp1 gene encoding calcineurin B homologous protein 1, giving the protein MGSRASTLLREEEIEEIKKETGFSHSQITRLYSRFTSLDKGENGTLSREDFQRIPELAINPLGDRIINAFFPEGEDQVNFRGFMRTLAHFRPIEDSEKNKYAPGEPLNSRTNKLLFAFRLYDLDRDNNISRDELLQVLRMMVGVNISNEQLGSIADRTIQEADTNGDGSISFNEFIKVLEKVDVEQKMSIRFLH; this is encoded by the exons ATGGGATCCCGAGCGTCCACGTTACTCCGCGAGGAGGAAATTGAAGAAATCAAGAAAGAAACGGGTT TCTCGCACAGCCAGATCACTCGACTGTACAGCCGCTTCACCAGCCTGGACAAAGGGGAGAATGGCACCCTCAG TCGAGAAGACTTCCAGAGGATTCCTGAGTTGGCCATCAATCCTTTGGGTGACCGCATCATCAACGCTTTCTTCCCGGAAGG AGAGGACCAGGTGAACTTCCGAGGCTTCATGCGCACACTGGCCCACTTCCGGCCCATCGAGGATAGCGAGAAGAACAAGTACGCCCCTGGCGAGCCGCTCAACAGCAGAACCAACAAGCTgctgt TTGCTTTCCGTCTTTACGACCTGGACAGAGACAACAATATCTCGCGGGATGAGCTGCTCCAG GTGTTAAGGATGATGGTGGGTGTGAACATCTCGAACGAACAGCTCGGGAGCATCGCCGACAGAACCATCCAAGAGGCCGACACAAACGGAGACGGCTCCATTTCCTTCAACGAGTTCATCAAG GTGCTGGAGAAGGTGGATGTGGAACAGAAAATGAGCATCCGCTTCCTGCACTGA